The following are from one region of the bacterium genome:
- a CDS encoding malate synthase yields MDAFAVKKSTLEIRDNLASSYDDIFTPQALKAMAFLAPFNEDRRTVMAARIERRAERFRDRRRIGFLDPNAVIPRTQIRVEDARAGRFVGSEIPTDLERQWIQGTGPAAKPRSPVESSIRNVAYALLSGADGWMFDGEDALGQVESMSLDNQRNLMLAIARDAVFLRAAEQVAAEMNQWAEGFFGRPIIDDWLEQLDFTTKIFRARGLHLDDRHVRSADGTGFSASIVDMTLYVVNNYRLLQEAGSSIVLYLPKIQTAEEAALWNHMLSALEMHLGLEEGMVKTYVLVEQLEASFQLMEIRAVLGSRFVGYNTGRWDYINSVSDAMAWDPDFVNPNIDAITMTYGYMRTYEDRVRRAVNTPDLNGRCALWQGGMEPNIPVGSSGGVAAGMKRAVAGGRREEEAGASGKWVAHWKMVHIVRPIWEEVGQANQLGRDFPALTYTDEDADALVRLEPAPRSVRGARDLLSVALQYGNAFCQGFQAAALKPADFFGNDDVLYLMEDMATGEIRLSILWEWLHKAAAMTEADPEAGVAAGERFTADLLARLLVEEYEKLLAADNRDVHDNSKKTTLPIAREIVRTYVTDEVKAPWYIDLLNLNLGIDDLATAAQRIESYMDAFRRDGTRTTENLDFVRNQADANNQET; encoded by the coding sequence ATGGATGCCTTTGCTGTGAAGAAGAGCACCCTGGAGATTCGCGACAACCTCGCCAGCTCCTACGACGACATCTTCACGCCGCAAGCCCTGAAGGCCATGGCCTTTCTGGCGCCGTTCAACGAGGACCGGCGCACGGTGATGGCGGCCAGGATTGAACGGCGGGCCGAGCGCTTTCGAGACCGCAGGCGCATTGGTTTCCTGGATCCCAACGCGGTCATCCCGAGGACCCAGATCCGGGTCGAGGACGCCAGGGCCGGTCGGTTCGTCGGCAGCGAGATTCCCACCGACCTCGAGCGTCAGTGGATTCAGGGCACGGGGCCGGCGGCCAAGCCTCGTTCCCCGGTGGAGAGCAGCATTCGGAATGTCGCCTACGCTCTGCTCTCGGGGGCCGATGGTTGGATGTTCGATGGTGAGGACGCCCTCGGCCAGGTCGAGTCGATGTCACTCGACAACCAGCGCAACCTGATGTTGGCGATCGCGAGGGACGCCGTGTTCCTGCGTGCCGCGGAACAGGTGGCGGCCGAAATGAACCAATGGGCCGAAGGTTTCTTCGGCCGGCCGATCATCGACGACTGGCTCGAGCAACTCGACTTCACAACCAAGATCTTCAGGGCTCGGGGACTTCACCTGGACGATCGCCACGTTCGCAGCGCCGACGGCACCGGCTTCTCGGCTTCGATCGTCGACATGACGCTTTACGTCGTCAACAACTACCGGCTGCTGCAAGAGGCCGGCTCGTCGATCGTCCTCTATCTGCCCAAAATCCAGACCGCCGAAGAGGCCGCGCTCTGGAATCACATGCTCTCGGCTCTCGAGATGCATCTCGGCCTCGAAGAGGGCATGGTCAAGACCTACGTTCTGGTGGAACAGCTCGAAGCCAGCTTCCAACTCATGGAGATACGAGCCGTGCTCGGGAGCCGCTTCGTCGGTTACAACACCGGTCGCTGGGACTACATCAACAGCGTTTCGGACGCCATGGCGTGGGATCCGGACTTCGTCAACCCGAACATCGATGCCATCACCATGACCTACGGCTACATGCGCACCTACGAAGACCGCGTTCGCAGAGCCGTGAACACTCCCGATCTGAACGGTCGATGCGCCCTCTGGCAGGGGGGGATGGAGCCGAACATCCCCGTGGGGTCGAGCGGGGGTGTCGCGGCAGGCATGAAGCGCGCGGTCGCCGGCGGCCGTCGGGAAGAGGAGGCCGGCGCGAGCGGCAAGTGGGTGGCGCATTGGAAGATGGTCCACATCGTGCGCCCGATCTGGGAAGAGGTGGGGCAGGCAAACCAACTCGGCAGGGACTTCCCGGCGCTGACCTACACCGATGAGGACGCGGATGCCCTGGTGCGGCTCGAGCCGGCTCCGAGGTCGGTTCGCGGGGCCCGGGATCTGTTGAGCGTCGCCTTGCAGTACGGCAACGCCTTTTGCCAGGGTTTTCAGGCGGCTGCTCTCAAGCCAGCCGATTTCTTTGGTAACGACGACGTGCTCTACCTGATGGAAGACATGGCCACCGGCGAGATCCGGCTGAGCATTCTCTGGGAGTGGCTTCACAAGGCAGCGGCCATGACCGAGGCCGATCCGGAAGCCGGTGTCGCGGCCGGCGAGCGCTTCACCGCCGATCTCCTGGCGAGGCTTCTCGTCGAGGAGTACGAGAAGCTTCTTGCGGCGGACAACCGGGACGTGCACGACAATTCCAAGAAGACGACGCTGCCGATCGCCCGCGAGATCGTCCGGACCTACGTCACCGACGAGGTCAAGGCGCCCTGGTACATCGACCTTCTCAACCTCAACCTGGGCATTGACGACCTCGCCACCGCGGCGCAGCGGATCGAGAGCTACATGGACGCCTTTCGCCGCGACGGCACCCGGACGACCGAGAACCTGGACTTTGTCCGCAATCAGGCGGACGCCAACAACCAGGAGACGTGA
- a CDS encoding YfcC family protein has product MTKKKRWVIDSLVLIFSIVIIAQLLTYAVPQGKFEREPYPKNPSREMVVPGSYAAVGAQDEVALKPWHFLTAVPKGLEAAQEIVFLVFLVGGVIAVLRATGAIDAFLHTAVAKLGRSPWVLIGGCLVLFGMGSWTIGMGEEYVPLIPILITMSLAMKMDAIVAMGMIWVPYGIGWACAGTNPFGVLIAQDIAGLAPTSGWPFRLGLLVIFLAVGFQHVYTYALKVRRDPSTSLVADVDYSDGFEAPDDIRLTGTRLAILLVFVLGIVGFVIGASTAGWYIRELLTIFLAIGVLAAAIGRLSPVKTSQTFIHGAGEMTAAALIIGFARAIEVVLNDGQIIDTVIHSIASLLEGTGPAVSAVGMLAVQSVCNFFIPSGSGQAFVTMPIMSPLATLTGVPQQVAVLAYQFGDGFSNMLVPTSALVMGTLALGRIPYGRWLRFAAPLLGKLLLVAIAILIFAVYLGEAAGLGA; this is encoded by the coding sequence ATGACCAAGAAAAAGCGCTGGGTTATCGACTCTCTCGTCCTGATCTTCTCGATCGTCATCATCGCTCAGCTGCTGACCTATGCCGTGCCCCAGGGCAAGTTCGAGCGTGAGCCGTATCCGAAGAACCCCTCGCGCGAGATGGTGGTCCCCGGCAGCTACGCTGCGGTCGGCGCCCAAGACGAGGTAGCTCTCAAGCCGTGGCATTTTCTGACCGCGGTTCCCAAGGGCCTCGAAGCGGCCCAGGAGATCGTCTTCCTGGTCTTTCTGGTCGGTGGAGTCATCGCCGTCCTGCGCGCCACCGGAGCCATCGACGCCTTCCTGCACACGGCGGTGGCCAAGCTCGGCAGAAGCCCCTGGGTATTGATCGGCGGTTGTCTGGTGCTGTTCGGCATGGGCTCGTGGACCATCGGAATGGGCGAGGAGTATGTACCGCTGATCCCAATTCTCATCACCATGAGCCTGGCGATGAAGATGGACGCCATCGTCGCCATGGGGATGATCTGGGTGCCCTACGGCATTGGCTGGGCCTGCGCCGGCACCAACCCTTTTGGCGTGTTGATTGCTCAGGACATCGCCGGGCTCGCGCCCACCTCGGGCTGGCCGTTTCGCCTCGGGCTCCTGGTGATCTTCCTCGCGGTCGGGTTTCAGCATGTCTACACCTACGCACTCAAGGTCCGCCGCGACCCCTCGACCAGCCTGGTCGCGGATGTCGACTACAGCGACGGCTTCGAGGCCCCTGACGACATACGGCTCACCGGCACGAGACTGGCGATCCTACTCGTGTTCGTGCTCGGCATCGTTGGTTTCGTCATCGGGGCTTCGACCGCGGGCTGGTACATCCGCGAGCTCCTGACGATCTTCCTCGCGATCGGTGTTCTGGCCGCTGCCATCGGTAGGCTCTCTCCCGTCAAGACCAGTCAGACCTTCATCCACGGCGCCGGCGAGATGACCGCCGCCGCGCTGATTATCGGCTTCGCCCGCGCCATCGAGGTGGTATTGAATGACGGCCAGATCATCGACACCGTCATCCACTCGATCGCGTCGCTTCTCGAGGGGACCGGCCCGGCCGTCTCGGCCGTGGGGATGCTCGCCGTTCAAAGCGTCTGCAACTTCTTCATCCCATCCGGCAGCGGCCAGGCGTTCGTTACCATGCCGATCATGTCGCCTCTGGCGACTCTCACCGGAGTTCCCCAGCAAGTCGCCGTGCTCGCCTACCAGTTCGGCGACGGCTTCAGCAACATGCTGGTGCCGACAAGCGCTCTGGTGATGGGGACGCTCGCCCTCGGCCGGATTCCATACGGGCGCTGGCTTCGTTTCGCCGCCCCGCTGCTGGGAAAGCTTCTGCTGGTCGCCATCGCGATCCTGATTTTCGCCGTCTACCTCGGCGAAGCGGCTGGCCTCGGCGCGTAG
- a CDS encoding CPBP family intramembrane metalloprotease, which translates to MLRWFDIAVLSYLAILLPLIAVVGYRRMVRRLAAGDEAVRLRTYSQTIVLEWVTVVILLAVWLGAGRGLPELGFGFDNGWRFWLGTGLALVATILLFIQAATVTSNPESLESVRRRMGHLEQLVPHTERELKTFRVLSVTAGICEEIVYRGYAIWAVAAFGGIWWALIGSTVLFSLGHLYQGPRSLASVSLVGLVMAGLFVLTGALWAPMILHAAIDLNSGRTTYEATKTGDRV; encoded by the coding sequence GTGCTCCGCTGGTTTGATATCGCCGTCTTGTCCTACCTCGCCATCCTGCTGCCTTTGATTGCGGTTGTCGGCTATCGGAGAATGGTTCGCAGGCTGGCGGCGGGAGACGAAGCCGTCCGACTGCGCACCTACAGCCAGACCATCGTGCTCGAGTGGGTCACGGTGGTGATTTTGTTGGCAGTATGGCTTGGGGCCGGACGCGGGCTCCCGGAGCTGGGCTTCGGCTTCGACAATGGCTGGCGCTTCTGGCTAGGAACGGGCCTGGCTCTGGTGGCCACGATCTTACTGTTCATCCAGGCTGCAACCGTCACCAGCAACCCCGAATCGCTCGAATCCGTGCGGCGAAGAATGGGGCACCTCGAGCAGCTGGTCCCCCATACCGAACGGGAGCTGAAGACCTTCCGGGTGCTGTCCGTCACCGCGGGGATCTGCGAGGAGATCGTCTATCGAGGCTACGCGATCTGGGCGGTCGCGGCTTTCGGCGGCATCTGGTGGGCCCTGATCGGCTCCACGGTTCTCTTCTCCCTCGGGCACCTCTACCAGGGACCGAGGTCGCTCGCGAGCGTCTCTCTCGTGGGGCTGGTGATGGCCGGTCTGTTCGTGCTCACCGGGGCGCTCTGGGCTCCGATGATCCTGCACGCCGCCATCGACCTCAACAGTGGCCGAACCACCTACGAGGCCACCAAGACGGGGGACAGGGTCTAG
- a CDS encoding cyclic nucleotide-binding domain-containing protein, which yields MNNADFLAEIDLFQELPLDLCRLVAEFFETIDFEDDEVVFRVGDPSRHIFVVKTGAVVLFSDRKGEVVGLKARVEPGGVFGEVGVLQGSGRTLSARSSGSTTLLRLSGASLLELAHGYDSLALKLSKTALTYSFENRSSQAELARRREARVRIGCPAELRMESHEPLPIQVENLSMGGVCLSGLPEGWDIEKGAALSIGIDPATALFSAHGRVAWRKNDRLGIAFTETPPDHELRIAGALHRLLGRLDIVGEQTVLLPQVEPPA from the coding sequence ATGAACAACGCCGACTTTCTTGCTGAGATCGATCTGTTCCAAGAACTGCCACTGGACCTGTGCCGGCTGGTCGCCGAGTTCTTCGAGACGATCGACTTCGAGGACGACGAAGTCGTGTTCCGGGTGGGGGATCCGTCCAGGCACATCTTCGTCGTGAAGACCGGTGCCGTGGTGCTGTTTTCCGACCGGAAGGGGGAGGTGGTCGGACTCAAGGCACGGGTCGAGCCGGGGGGCGTGTTCGGGGAAGTAGGTGTTCTGCAGGGCTCCGGTCGGACTCTATCGGCCAGGTCCTCGGGCTCAACGACGCTCTTGAGACTGAGTGGAGCGAGTCTGCTGGAGCTGGCTCATGGGTACGATTCCCTCGCTCTCAAACTGTCGAAAACAGCGCTCACCTATTCCTTCGAGAACCGGTCCTCCCAAGCCGAGCTGGCTCGGCGCAGAGAAGCGCGGGTTCGAATCGGCTGCCCTGCCGAGCTCCGGATGGAGAGTCATGAGCCACTACCGATACAGGTCGAGAACCTCTCGATGGGAGGCGTCTGCTTGAGTGGGTTGCCCGAAGGTTGGGATATCGAGAAGGGCGCTGCTCTGTCGATTGGGATCGATCCCGCAACCGCGCTCTTTAGCGCGCATGGCCGAGTCGCCTGGCGCAAGAACGACCGGCTCGGGATCGCGTTCACGGAAACTCCCCCCGATCACGAGCTGAGAATCGCCGGGGCCCTGCACCGGCTTCTAGGGCGACTTGACATCGTAGGCGAACAGACTGTCCTGCTCCCGCAGGTAGAGCCTCCCGCCTGA
- a CDS encoding cytochrome c, translating to MKHAVSGYQIWLLILAVVGLFCATATQASAQEEDVAKLIERGRKSYLTHCGSCHGMEAKGDGVIAPYMKSMPSDLTQINEHNQGEFPFDAIYDIVDGRDVPGHGTRVMPVWGPAFMGMDETASKKVVKEKVIELVYYLKSIQPPISGLSPMMGGDPN from the coding sequence ATGAAACATGCGGTATCCGGATACCAGATCTGGCTCTTGATCCTCGCCGTCGTCGGGCTGTTTTGCGCAACCGCCACGCAGGCCTCCGCTCAAGAGGAAGATGTAGCGAAACTGATCGAGCGAGGTCGGAAGAGCTACCTGACGCATTGCGGCTCCTGCCATGGCATGGAAGCGAAGGGGGACGGCGTCATCGCGCCCTACATGAAATCGATGCCATCGGACCTCACCCAGATCAACGAGCACAATCAGGGAGAGTTTCCCTTTGATGCCATCTACGACATTGTCGACGGTCGGGACGTGCCGGGACACGGCACCCGTGTCATGCCGGTTTGGGGGCCAGCCTTCATGGGCATGGACGAGACCGCGAGCAAGAAGGTGGTAAAGGAGAAGGTCATCGAGCTGGTCTATTACCTGAAGTCGATTCAGCCTCCGATTTCCGGCCTGTCTCCGATGATGGGAGGCGACCCGAACTAG
- a CDS encoding PQQ-binding-like beta-propeller repeat protein, producing the protein MGAADWPQWRGLARDGRSPEMGLLQEWPEGGPPLAWQATGLGSGFSSLSVSNGRIYTLGDHEDGQYAQALKEADGSPLWSSKIGPTWNDRYLGPRSTPTVDGAHIYVTNTEGDVICLESATGDEVWRRSLPEDFGSHLMQAMGTTDWKYAESPLVDGDRVIVTPGVTGAALVALDKTTGEEIWRARIGRLGSQGAYGAGYSSAVISHGAGIKHYVQFIGRGLIGIEAETGKFLWGYNRVANDIANIATPLVDGDHVFASSGYGTGAALLRLKPDGEGGIEAEEIYFLEANTFQNHHGGMILDDGYIFTGTGHNNGFPLAVKLANGEVAWGPERNQGNRSAAVTYANGRIYFRYENGRMILVDASPEGYRERGSFEIPGVSHPSWSHPVISGGRLYLREQDSLFAYDVKSP; encoded by the coding sequence TTGGGCGCCGCCGATTGGCCCCAGTGGCGGGGCCTCGCCCGAGATGGACGTTCGCCCGAGATGGGCCTTCTTCAGGAATGGCCCGAAGGCGGTCCACCCCTGGCATGGCAGGCCACGGGCCTGGGCTCCGGCTTTTCCAGCCTCTCCGTTTCCAACGGCCGCATCTACACCCTCGGCGACCACGAAGACGGACAGTACGCGCAAGCCCTCAAGGAAGCAGACGGCAGCCCGCTGTGGAGCAGCAAGATCGGTCCGACCTGGAACGATCGATATCTGGGTCCGCGCTCGACACCGACCGTAGACGGAGCGCATATCTACGTCACCAACACCGAGGGCGATGTGATCTGCCTCGAGTCCGCGACCGGTGACGAGGTCTGGCGCCGAAGCCTGCCCGAGGATTTCGGCAGCCATTTGATGCAGGCAATGGGCACTACCGACTGGAAATACGCCGAATCACCGTTGGTCGATGGCGATCGTGTCATCGTGACCCCTGGGGTCACCGGCGCCGCGCTGGTCGCCCTCGACAAGACCACCGGGGAGGAGATCTGGCGGGCGCGAATCGGCCGCCTGGGCTCGCAAGGAGCCTACGGCGCGGGCTACTCCTCGGCCGTGATCTCGCACGGCGCCGGCATCAAGCACTACGTCCAGTTCATCGGCCGCGGCCTGATCGGAATCGAGGCCGAAACCGGCAAGTTCCTCTGGGGCTACAACAGAGTCGCCAACGATATCGCCAATATCGCCACTCCGCTCGTGGACGGTGATCACGTCTTCGCCTCCAGCGGCTATGGCACCGGCGCGGCCCTGCTTCGGCTGAAACCCGACGGTGAGGGCGGCATCGAAGCCGAGGAGATCTACTTCCTCGAGGCGAACACCTTCCAGAATCACCACGGCGGCATGATTCTCGACGACGGCTACATCTTTACGGGAACCGGCCACAACAACGGCTTCCCGCTCGCCGTCAAGCTCGCAAACGGCGAAGTTGCCTGGGGTCCTGAGCGCAATCAGGGCAACCGCTCGGCGGCCGTCACCTACGCCAACGGGCGCATCTACTTTCGCTATGAGAACGGCCGGATGATTCTCGTCGATGCGAGTCCGGAGGGCTACAGAGAGCGAGGCAGCTTCGAGATCCCGGGTGTGAGCCATCCGAGCTGGTCTCATCCAGTGATCTCAGGCGGGAGGCTCTACCTGCGGGAGCAGGACAGTCTGTTCGCCTACGATGTCAAGTCGCCCTAG
- a CDS encoding carboxylate-amine ligase, translating to MSLPEFTIGIEEEYQIVDPETRELTSFVQEFLEQGKHVLKDQIKPEFLQSQVEVGSKICRTIAEAREELVRLRSAVVGVAERNNLQVLAASTHPFSSWADQEITPKERYYKHREHLAYIAQRLLIFGMHIHIGIEDPDLRIDLMDQARYFLPHLLALSASSPFWLGRDTGLKSYRSIVFENLPRTGPPPAFQSWSEYQRFIDTLIKTNCIEDATRIWWDIRPHPSFPTLEFRVTDICTKVDEAICIAALTVAIVAKLYQLRQKNQSWRRYRHHLIAENKWRAVRWGTDGKLLDFGKGEEVPFEVLAREVVDLVEDVADELGISEEIAYVETILAEGTSADRQRKVYAETGDFKAVVDQLVAETRAGCR from the coding sequence ATGAGCTTGCCTGAATTCACGATCGGTATCGAGGAGGAGTACCAGATCGTTGATCCGGAGACGCGCGAGCTGACCTCGTTCGTTCAGGAGTTCTTGGAGCAAGGCAAGCATGTCCTCAAGGACCAGATCAAACCCGAGTTCCTGCAATCGCAGGTCGAAGTAGGAAGCAAGATCTGCCGCACGATAGCCGAGGCGCGAGAGGAGTTGGTGCGGCTGCGCTCGGCGGTGGTGGGGGTCGCGGAGAGGAACAACCTCCAGGTGCTCGCGGCGAGCACGCATCCTTTTTCTAGCTGGGCGGACCAGGAGATCACGCCCAAGGAGCGCTACTACAAGCATCGTGAGCACTTGGCTTACATCGCGCAGCGTCTTCTCATCTTCGGCATGCACATCCACATCGGAATCGAGGATCCCGACCTGCGCATCGACCTGATGGATCAAGCTCGCTATTTCTTACCGCACCTGCTGGCTCTCTCGGCCAGCTCGCCCTTCTGGCTCGGGCGCGATACGGGCCTGAAGTCCTACCGATCGATAGTCTTCGAGAACCTACCGCGGACGGGGCCGCCACCGGCCTTCCAATCCTGGTCCGAGTACCAGCGCTTCATCGACACCCTCATCAAGACCAATTGCATCGAGGACGCGACTCGCATCTGGTGGGACATCCGGCCGCATCCCAGCTTCCCGACGCTCGAGTTTCGTGTCACCGACATCTGCACCAAGGTCGACGAAGCGATCTGTATCGCCGCCTTGACCGTGGCGATCGTGGCCAAGCTCTACCAACTGCGCCAGAAGAACCAATCCTGGCGTCGCTATCGGCACCACCTCATCGCGGAGAACAAATGGCGGGCGGTACGCTGGGGCACCGACGGCAAGCTTCTGGACTTCGGAAAGGGCGAAGAAGTGCCGTTCGAAGTTCTCGCCCGTGAGGTCGTGGACCTGGTCGAAGATGTCGCGGACGAGCTCGGGATCTCGGAGGAGATTGCCTACGTCGAGACCATTCTCGCCGAGGGTACGAGCGCCGACCGCCAGCGCAAGGTGTATGCCGAGACCGGTGACTTCAAGGCAGTCGTCGACCAGCTGGTCGCGGAAACCCGCGCAGGCTGCCGGTAG
- a CDS encoding nicotinate phosphoribosyltransferase translates to MKRADRRVAEGLLLTDQYHLTSAQIYYRLGLTEQRVQFDYFFRRYPNYGDHQAGFCVFAGFEWLLDWMEEARAGERELEFLRGQKTSAGERLFEDGFLDWLRNEGDFSSISIEAVPEGRVVHANVPLVVVRGPMAMAQVLETPLLNHLNYQTLIATKAARVRAAGRGRPLLEFGLRRAPERGASAGTRAALIGGADFSSNVGVSHLLGFQPKGTHAHGLVQLFMALGEGELGAFRAFAESYPDDCLLLVDTVDTLESGVPNAIRVFEELRRKGHRPVGIRLDSGDLAYLAIRSAVMLDTAGFEDAVITLSSGLDELAIWQILTQIEEEAPRYGVDADALINRLVYGVGTRLVTSGSDNIDGVYKAAAVELDGSWQPLLKVSESPAKTVNPGDKRLWRVYDRRDTATVDVLALASENVVEAGRLELHHPIREDLTRTLMACEISSVEPLLADAVRDGEPVGPPPSIEEMRARRQRDLSRLDPGVRRLVNPHVYHVSLTRELWELKQNLVTEATRGA, encoded by the coding sequence GTGAAGCGAGCGGATCGCAGGGTCGCCGAGGGACTTCTTCTCACCGATCAGTATCACCTGACCTCGGCCCAGATCTACTATCGACTGGGGCTCACCGAGCAGCGGGTGCAGTTCGACTATTTCTTCCGGAGATATCCGAACTACGGTGACCACCAAGCTGGATTCTGCGTCTTTGCCGGCTTCGAATGGCTACTTGACTGGATGGAGGAGGCCCGAGCGGGCGAGCGCGAGCTGGAGTTCTTGCGCGGCCAAAAAACGAGCGCCGGCGAGAGGCTTTTCGAAGACGGTTTCCTGGATTGGCTGCGCAACGAGGGTGACTTTTCCTCGATATCCATCGAGGCCGTGCCCGAGGGCCGGGTGGTCCACGCCAACGTGCCGTTGGTCGTGGTGCGTGGGCCGATGGCGATGGCCCAGGTTCTCGAAACGCCGCTTCTGAACCATCTGAACTACCAGACGCTCATCGCCACCAAGGCGGCTCGCGTCCGGGCCGCCGGCCGGGGACGCCCGCTTCTGGAGTTCGGTCTGAGGCGCGCCCCCGAGCGCGGGGCGAGTGCCGGCACCCGCGCGGCCCTCATCGGAGGGGCCGACTTCTCCTCGAACGTGGGCGTCTCGCACCTGCTCGGTTTCCAACCCAAGGGTACGCACGCCCATGGTCTGGTGCAGCTGTTCATGGCTCTCGGTGAGGGCGAGCTCGGTGCGTTTCGCGCCTTCGCCGAGAGCTACCCGGACGATTGCCTGCTGCTGGTGGACACGGTCGATACGCTGGAGAGCGGCGTGCCGAACGCGATTCGGGTCTTCGAAGAACTGCGGCGCAAGGGGCACCGACCGGTCGGGATCCGGCTCGACTCGGGTGACTTGGCCTACCTCGCCATTCGCTCCGCGGTGATGCTCGACACCGCCGGCTTCGAGGACGCCGTAATCACGCTCTCGAGCGGGCTGGACGAGCTCGCTATCTGGCAGATCTTGACCCAGATCGAAGAGGAGGCGCCTCGCTACGGCGTCGACGCCGACGCGTTGATCAACCGCCTGGTCTACGGCGTCGGAACCCGGCTGGTCACCTCCGGCTCGGACAATATCGACGGTGTCTACAAGGCGGCAGCCGTCGAGCTCGATGGCTCCTGGCAGCCGCTGTTGAAAGTGTCGGAGAGCCCGGCGAAGACGGTCAACCCAGGAGACAAGCGCCTGTGGCGAGTGTACGATCGGCGCGACACCGCGACAGTCGACGTGCTCGCCCTGGCTTCGGAGAACGTGGTCGAGGCGGGGAGGCTCGAGCTTCACCATCCGATTCGCGAGGATCTGACGCGGACTCTAATGGCCTGTGAGATCTCGTCGGTCGAGCCGCTTCTTGCCGACGCCGTGCGTGACGGCGAGCCGGTTGGACCGCCTCCCTCGATCGAGGAGATGCGAGCGCGCCGGCAGCGGGACCTGTCGCGGCTCGACCCGGGCGTGCGCCGGTTGGTCAATCCTCACGTCTACCATGTCTCGTTGACCCGAGAGCTCTGGGAGCTGAAGCAGAATCTGGTCACCGAAGCGACACGAGGCGCCTAG
- the apaG gene encoding Co2+/Mg2+ efflux protein ApaG yields the protein MPSSRTTAGFASDAVTRGISVHVEPRFDPHRSQPELSQWFFLYTVTIQNRGSETVQLLTRHWIITDGEGRVEEVRGPGVVGEQPVLAPGESFEYTSGCPLTTDVGKMEGSYQMVTAGGEVFDAAIAAFTLCEAGTVH from the coding sequence ATGCCGTCTTCGAGAACAACGGCCGGCTTCGCATCGGACGCCGTAACCCGGGGGATCAGCGTCCACGTGGAGCCCAGATTCGACCCACATCGCTCCCAGCCCGAGCTGTCGCAGTGGTTTTTCCTCTACACGGTCACGATCCAGAATCGGGGCTCGGAGACCGTTCAACTGCTGACCCGCCATTGGATCATCACGGATGGCGAGGGACGCGTCGAGGAAGTGCGCGGACCGGGCGTCGTCGGCGAGCAGCCGGTACTCGCGCCCGGTGAGTCATTCGAGTACACCTCGGGGTGTCCGCTCACCACCGACGTAGGCAAGATGGAGGGCAGCTACCAGATGGTGACTGCCGGGGGCGAGGTCTTCGATGCGGCTATCGCGGCGTTCACGCTCTGCGAGGCCGGCACGGTTCACTGA
- a CDS encoding CBS domain-containing protein, translated as MKIQQILADKGSDIWSIGPEATVFEALELLAEKKIGAVVVVEEGRLIGILSERDYARKVVLLGRGSRKTPVREIMSPDPCCVRPDQTIDDAMALMTAKRIRHLPVVEGAELLGIVTIGDVVKAKIADQEFVIQQLENYITS; from the coding sequence ATGAAGATTCAGCAGATTCTTGCGGATAAGGGCAGCGACATCTGGTCGATTGGGCCCGAGGCGACGGTTTTCGAGGCCTTGGAGCTTCTGGCCGAGAAGAAGATCGGTGCGGTCGTGGTCGTGGAGGAGGGACGGCTGATCGGGATCCTGAGCGAGCGTGACTACGCTCGTAAGGTCGTACTGCTTGGCCGCGGCTCGCGCAAGACCCCGGTACGCGAGATCATGAGCCCGGATCCGTGCTGCGTTCGGCCGGATCAGACCATCGACGACGCCATGGCGCTGATGACGGCCAAACGAATCCGGCACCTGCCGGTGGTCGAGGGCGCCGAGTTGCTCGGAATCGTGACCATCGGAGATGTGGTCAAGGCCAAGATCGCGGACCAGGAGTTCGTGATCCAGCAGCTCGAGAACTACATCACCAGCTAA
- a CDS encoding isochorismatase family protein: MPHYDQRTALIVVDVQNDFADPEGSLYVSGGEQVIQPINQEIARARRAGALVVYTQDWHPRSTPHFEKDGGIWPVHCVGGEWGAEIHPELDVDGPSIRKGTGGEDGYSGFSTRDPQTGKRSETGLAGLLESHSIERAVVLGLALDYCVKATALDAADAGLSTTVILEATRSVDLNPGDGKRAVEELLAAGIRVSGSPARS; the protein is encoded by the coding sequence GTGCCTCACTACGACCAGCGGACCGCGCTCATCGTCGTCGACGTTCAAAACGACTTCGCCGATCCCGAGGGAAGCCTCTACGTCTCCGGCGGCGAGCAGGTCATCCAACCCATCAACCAGGAGATCGCCCGTGCCAGAAGAGCGGGTGCCCTGGTCGTCTACACCCAGGATTGGCATCCCCGATCGACGCCCCATTTCGAGAAGGACGGCGGTATCTGGCCGGTCCACTGCGTCGGTGGCGAATGGGGCGCGGAGATTCACCCGGAGCTTGACGTCGACGGACCGTCGATCCGAAAGGGCACCGGCGGCGAAGATGGGTACTCCGGTTTCTCCACCCGCGATCCCCAGACCGGCAAAAGATCGGAAACCGGACTGGCGGGACTGCTCGAGAGCCACTCGATCGAACGCGCGGTCGTGCTCGGTCTGGCTCTCGACTACTGCGTCAAAGCCACGGCTCTGGACGCCGCTGACGCGGGTCTGTCGACGACCGTGATACTCGAGGCCACGCGCTCGGTCGATCTCAATCCGGGTGACGGCAAGCGGGCGGTGGAAGAGCTGCTGGCCGCGGGAATCCGGGTTTCAGGTTCCCCGGCTCGGAGTTGA